CGGGGGCGTCCTTCACGTCGATGTCCACTTTCACGGCACCGACGTCCGGCACCTGATCCAGCACGGCGTGCGTGTCCCGGAAGATCTGCTCCGGGATCTTCGGATCGCGGGTGGCGACCTCGATCTTCACCGTCACCTGGCCGGGTTCGACTTTCACGTCCTTCACCAGTCCGAAGGAAACAATGTCACGGGAGAAACCAGGGTAGCGCACCTGGCGGAGCGCCTCGCGGATGAAATCAGGAGTCATGGGGCGGGGGGATTGTTGCCCAACTGGGGGAGGGTGCAACCCTTCACGCACATTTTCCGGAAATCGGGGATTTTTCGGAAAAATCGGCCTAACGTGTCCTGAATCTTCAGTCCCGTCCGTCGATCCATTGAAACCCCAACCGACCGAACCATGAAAATCCGGATCCTCAAACTCGCCATCTGTGCCGCCCTGTGTGGCGTCACCACCCTCTCCGCACAGGAAATGCCGGAGATGCCCAAGCCGCTGAAGGAACATGAGTGGCTCAAGAAATTCGCGGGGGAGTGGACCACCACTTCCGAGATGAAGATGCCCACCGGAGAGACTGTGAAGAGCACCGGGACGGAGAAAGCCGAGATGCTGGGAGGCTTCTGGGTCATCTCGAAAGGCTCCGGCGAGCTGATGGGCATGCAGATGCACTACGCCATGACGCTGGGCTATGACCCGGGGAAGAAAAAGTATGTCGGCACCATGATCGACTCCATGATGGGGAAGATGTGGCAGTATGAGGGCAGCCTGGATGAGTCCGGGAAGATCCTCACGCTGGAGACCTCCGGCCCATGCCCCATGCGTGGTGGCGTGATGAGTGACTTCCAGGACATCACGGAGTTCAAGGAAGATGGCGTCCGCACCTTCACCAGCCGCTTCAAGGACGAGAAGGGGGAGTGGGTCACCATTTTCAAGGGTGAGGCGAAGAAAAATCCCTGACGGAGCCACACCAGCCTGCCAGCAATATCCATCATACCACTGCCATGAACCCACAAAGCGGACACAGGGTGGCCAGCCGCGCCGAATGGCTGGAGGCCCGGAAGGCACTCCTGGCCAAGGAAAAGGAACTCACCCGTCAGCGTGACCGGCTGAAGGAGGAGCTGCGCGCTCTGCCGTGGGTGAAGGTGGAGAAGGAATATGTTTTCGATGGCCCATCCGGGAAGATTTCGCTGGCGGAACTTTTCGGAGGGAGGTCCCAGCTCATCGTCTATCACTTCATGTTCGATCCCTCATGGGAGGAGGGCTGCACGGGCTGTTCCTTCATCAGCGACCATGTGGATGGCGCGAGGCTCCATTTCGAGAACCGGGACGTTTCCTACGTGGCGGTTTCCCGCGCGCCGCTGGCAAAGCTGGAGGCGTTCAGGGAGCGGATGGGGTGGGAATTCCCTTGGGTGTCGTCGGGAAACACGGATTTCAACTATGACTACGACGCCTCATGCACGGCGGAGCAGATCGCGGAGGGAAAGGCCTCCTACAACTTCGCCCCGACGGACGAGCCGGGCGAACATCACGGGGTCAGTGTGTTTGTGAAGGACGGGGACGGCACCATCTATCACACCTACTCCTCCTATGCCCGCGGGCTGGAGGAGACGCTGGGAGGCTTCATCTGGATGGACATCACCCCGAAGGGAAGGAACGAAGATGGGACCATGAACTGGATCCGCCATCATGATCGCTACGATGAGGGCACGAAAAAGACCTGCGGCTGCCATTGACCACCAAAGCACCATCCCATCCGACAGATGAACCACAACCACCAGAACGCCTATCTGCTCCTGTTCCGCGGCACCGACTGGCACCGGGGCCTGTCCATGGATGAGGTCCGCGACGTCATGTCCCGCTGGGAGGCGTGGTATGGCGGCGTGGTGGAGGCGGGAAACATGATCGCAGCCAGCCCTTTGGAAAATGAAGGCAAGCTGGTGTCCGGAAAGAACAAGGAGGTGGCGGATGGGCCCTTCGCCGAATCGAAGGAAACCGTCGGTGGCTTCTTCATGGTGAATGCCGGGTCCATGGAGGAGGCGGTGGAATTGGCGAAGGCGTGCCCGGCTCTGTCCTACGGCCTGACCGTCGAGGTGAGGCCTGCGGCGGATGTCTGCCCTTCTTCCCGTGCCGCCGGCGCGGAGCATGGCACCGCCTGAGAAATCGCGGGGATCTTCCGTTTGATCATCCCACATTCACGGGGGATGGTGTCAGATGGATAAAACCGAAAATCTCGTATCGGAGGAAGCGGTGTTGAAGCTCCGCGACCTGACCACCCACTGTCCGACCTGCATGTTCGGCACGGACCTCACCGCCACGCCCATGCATGTGTGCCCCATGCACACCCAGCAGGTGGACGACGCCGGCAGCCTCTGGTTTTTCAGCGGACTGGACAGCGAGCACGTGGGCCACATCCGCACCGGATCCCAGGTGCAGCTCATCTACAGCAATCCCTCGAAATATGAATTCCTCACCGTCTTCGGCGATGCCGAGATCGTGGATGATCCCGCGAAGGTCGAAGAACTCTGGAAACCGCTGGTGAAGGCGTGGTTCCCGGAGGGAAAGGAGGACCCGAACCTCACCCTGATCCGCGTCGATCCGCTGAAGGCCCACTACTGGGACACGAAGGACGGGAAACTCGTCGTCCTGGCAAAGATCCTCGTCGGAGCCGTGACGGGAAAGGTCGAGGACGGGGGTGTGCAGGGTGACCTGCGGGTCTAGCACCCGGGCTTGACCGTCTCCGGGGGATGAAAGCATGCTCCCGGCGCATGAGAATTTTGACGGGACTGCAGCCGAGCGGAAAGCTCCATGTCGGGAATTATTTCGGCGCCATGGAGCCTGCGGTGCGTCTGCAGGATGAAGGGGAGACATTCTATTTCATCGCGGACTACCACGCGATGACCTCCACGCAGAATGCGGAGGAACTGCGGAAAAATGTCCGGGAGCTGGCCATCGACTTCCTGGCCTGCGGGCTGGATCCGGAGCGCGCGGTGTTTTTCCGCCAGAGCGCGGTGCCGGAGGTGAATGAACTCGCCTGGCTGCTCTCCACCGTCTCTCCCATGAGCCTGCTGGAGAAGTGCCACTCCTACAAAGACAAGATCGCCAACGGCATCCACCCGAACCACGCCCTCTTCGCCTATCCGGTGCTGATGGCGGCGGACATCCTCCTTTACGACTCCAACCGCGTGCCGGTCGGCAAGGACCAGAAGCAGCACCTGGAGGTCACCCGCGACCTCGTCGGCAAGTTCAACGAAGTCTATGGCGAAGGCATCCTCACCCTGCCGGAACCCATCATCCGGGAGGAAACGGGCGTCATCCTGGGCCTGGACGGACGGAAGATGAGCAAGAGCTACGGCAACACGCTGCCGATCTTCGGCGAGGAAAAGCCGACCAAGAAGCTCATCATGCGCATCGTCACGGATTCGACCCCGGTCGAGGAGCCGAAGCCCACGGAGAACTCCACCATCCTCGCCCTCTACAAGCTTTTCGCCAGTGAGGCGGACTATGCCACCATGGTGGCGGATCATGAGAAGGGCGGCTGCGGCTACGGCGACCTCAAGAAACGGCTGGCGGAGGCGTATTGGGACTACTTCGCGCCGATGCGCGCCCGCCGTGAAGAGATCGTCGCAGATCCGGACTACGTGGACGGCGTGCTGGCCAAAGGTGCGGACCGTGCCCGCCAGGAGGCGGCCAAGGTTCTCGCCCGGGTCCGTGCGGCCACCGGCTTGCGCTGAGCCGCCTTGGGGTTAGATTTCCCGGGCTATGCCCAAACATGTCCTTTGTGTCATCACGGATGGTTTCGAGGAGATCGAGACCATCACTCCTGTCGATCTGCTGCGCCGCGCGGAGATCCAGGTGACCATCGCCTCCCTCCAGGCCGGCCCCGTCACCGGGCGCTGTGGCGTGAGGCTCGTCCCGGACGTCGCCCTGGAGGAGGTGAAGCCGGAGGCCTACGACCTGCTTTTCCTGCCCGGTGGCCCCGGGGTGGGGGAGATCCGCAGGGACGGACGTGCCGCCTCACTGGCGAAGGAATTCCATGAGGACGGGAAAAAGATCGCCGCCATCTGTGCC
The sequence above is drawn from the Akkermansiaceae bacterium genome and encodes:
- a CDS encoding DJ-1/PfpI family protein — protein: MPKHVLCVITDGFEEIETITPVDLLRRAEIQVTIASLQAGPVTGRCGVRLVPDVALEEVKPEAYDLLFLPGGPGVGEIRRDGRAASLAKEFHEDGKKIAAICAAPLILHDAGLLDGRRFTSHSSTWEELPDAEDERVVEDGLLITSRGAGTALDFGFALVEYLAGEAAVDEVSEAIMA
- a CDS encoding DUF1579 domain-containing protein, coding for MKIRILKLAICAALCGVTTLSAQEMPEMPKPLKEHEWLKKFAGEWTTTSEMKMPTGETVKSTGTEKAEMLGGFWVISKGSGELMGMQMHYAMTLGYDPGKKKYVGTMIDSMMGKMWQYEGSLDESGKILTLETSGPCPMRGGVMSDFQDITEFKEDGVRTFTSRFKDEKGEWVTIFKGEAKKNP
- a CDS encoding pyridoxamine 5'-phosphate oxidase family protein; protein product: MDKTENLVSEEAVLKLRDLTTHCPTCMFGTDLTATPMHVCPMHTQQVDDAGSLWFFSGLDSEHVGHIRTGSQVQLIYSNPSKYEFLTVFGDAEIVDDPAKVEELWKPLVKAWFPEGKEDPNLTLIRVDPLKAHYWDTKDGKLVVLAKILVGAVTGKVEDGGVQGDLRV
- a CDS encoding DUF899 domain-containing protein; translated protein: MNPQSGHRVASRAEWLEARKALLAKEKELTRQRDRLKEELRALPWVKVEKEYVFDGPSGKISLAELFGGRSQLIVYHFMFDPSWEEGCTGCSFISDHVDGARLHFENRDVSYVAVSRAPLAKLEAFRERMGWEFPWVSSGNTDFNYDYDASCTAEQIAEGKASYNFAPTDEPGEHHGVSVFVKDGDGTIYHTYSSYARGLEETLGGFIWMDITPKGRNEDGTMNWIRHHDRYDEGTKKTCGCH
- the trpS gene encoding tryptophan--tRNA ligase; this encodes MRILTGLQPSGKLHVGNYFGAMEPAVRLQDEGETFYFIADYHAMTSTQNAEELRKNVRELAIDFLACGLDPERAVFFRQSAVPEVNELAWLLSTVSPMSLLEKCHSYKDKIANGIHPNHALFAYPVLMAADILLYDSNRVPVGKDQKQHLEVTRDLVGKFNEVYGEGILTLPEPIIREETGVILGLDGRKMSKSYGNTLPIFGEEKPTKKLIMRIVTDSTPVEEPKPTENSTILALYKLFASEADYATMVADHEKGGCGYGDLKKRLAEAYWDYFAPMRARREEIVADPDYVDGVLAKGADRARQEAAKVLARVRAATGLR